The following coding sequences are from one Maridesulfovibrio bastinii DSM 16055 window:
- the aspA gene encoding aspartate ammonia-lyase, with protein sequence MKCRLEHDCIGGREVPDEAIYGVQTLRASENFMITGIPIHHYPQLINSLAYIKKAAALTNNELGHLDDEKTEAIAAACDQLLEGKFHENFIVDVIQGGAGTSTNMNANEVIANLGLMHMGAEKGDYDKLHPNIHVNMAQSTNDVYPTAIRLTLLTKMDLLIDAMEYLKNSFAEKGKEFSSIIKMGRTQLQDAVPMTLGQEFTSYAVMIGEDIERVREAKDLIREINMGGTAIGTGLNAPPEYARIVTEKLCDLSGYHLELAPDLVEATQDTGAYVQLSGVLKRVAVKISKICNDLRLLSSGPRCGINEINLPKMAPGSSIMPGKVNPIIPEVVNQIAFTVIGGDMTVTMAAEAGQLELNVMEPAIAASLFNSLVIMRRGFRTLADRCISGITANEDQCRHYVENSIGLVTALNPYIGYEKSTEVANQALTSGRSVYEIVLKKGYMSKQDLEEALSPEKMTHVHPISLRP encoded by the coding sequence ATGAAATGTCGTTTGGAACACGACTGCATTGGAGGCAGAGAAGTACCAGATGAGGCCATATACGGAGTACAGACTCTAAGGGCTTCAGAAAATTTCATGATTACCGGTATTCCCATTCACCATTATCCCCAGCTTATAAACTCTCTGGCATATATAAAAAAGGCGGCAGCTCTAACCAATAACGAACTCGGACACCTTGATGATGAAAAAACCGAGGCAATTGCCGCGGCCTGCGACCAGTTGCTGGAAGGCAAATTTCATGAAAACTTTATTGTGGACGTAATTCAGGGGGGAGCCGGAACTTCAACCAATATGAATGCCAATGAAGTTATTGCCAACCTTGGCCTAATGCACATGGGTGCAGAGAAAGGCGATTATGATAAACTCCATCCCAACATTCATGTAAATATGGCGCAGTCCACAAATGACGTATATCCAACAGCAATAAGACTGACCCTGCTCACAAAAATGGATCTGCTTATCGATGCTATGGAATATCTTAAAAATTCATTTGCCGAAAAAGGCAAAGAATTTTCATCCATAATCAAAATGGGCCGTACTCAGCTTCAGGACGCAGTTCCCATGACTCTGGGGCAGGAATTCACCTCTTATGCAGTTATGATCGGCGAAGATATTGAAAGAGTCCGTGAAGCAAAAGATCTGATCCGGGAAATTAATATGGGTGGAACAGCTATCGGCACAGGCCTGAACGCCCCGCCGGAATACGCTAGAATTGTAACCGAAAAGCTCTGCGATTTAAGCGGCTACCATCTTGAACTTGCTCCCGACCTTGTTGAAGCAACTCAGGATACAGGGGCTTATGTTCAACTTTCAGGAGTGCTCAAAAGAGTTGCCGTAAAAATATCTAAAATATGTAATGACCTGCGCCTGCTGTCATCAGGACCACGTTGCGGGATAAATGAAATTAATCTTCCTAAGATGGCTCCGGGTTCTTCGATTATGCCCGGAAAAGTCAATCCGATAATTCCTGAAGTTGTCAACCAGATAGCTTTCACCGTAATCGGCGGTGATATGACCGTAACCATGGCTGCAGAAGCCGGACAGCTGGAACTCAATGTAATGGAGCCCGCAATAGCTGCAAGTCTCTTCAATTCACTGGTAATAATGCGCCGTGGTTTTCGCACTCTGGCAGACAGGTGCATAAGCGGGATAACAGCAAATGAAGATCAGTGCAGACATTATGTGGAGAACAGCATTGGTCTGGTGACGGCTCTTAATCCATACATCGGTTATGAAAAATCAACAGAAGTTGCTAATCAGGCTCTTACTTCAGGACGTTCAGTTTACGAAATTGTTCTTAAAAAAGGATATATGTCCAAGCAGGACCTTGAAGAAGCCCTTTCTCCTGAAAAAATGACACATGTGCATCCGATAAGTCTTAGACCATAA
- a CDS encoding discoidin domain-containing protein, translating into MKFFWAAVIFILLFPVYAGASVNATTVEIQPMHIRVSSFFTDSNQLMFNGNALYDGDYNTAWEENSDGNGKGQWIEIFFPDEVVVDSIYVRNGKGTGKAFKNLNRVKSATFIYSDRRQVDTTLADSEAVQTLKPLHTLTTSLSLVVNSVYQGTSNQTAAVSEFYAIYHHPDEKERNSILAAEEAVRKKLEEQAEKKAEKLKKQKSSSGRSKSSASALKRGKKRDPADKLLTKEEARKVFAEFFDKLYSSFVTMSDDYPRMYAEKEYMRESIVFDSFKYQLKNRGVLKYYQDALVDTRDLKIEIESLRKREADLRVTGFYDVVLDLKLTTIPEDSKYYLVKEYGKWKVAEKVENPF; encoded by the coding sequence GTGCCTCAGTCAATGCCACCACGGTTGAAATTCAACCGATGCATATACGCGTGTCATCATTTTTTACCGACAGCAATCAGCTGATGTTTAATGGTAATGCTCTTTATGATGGTGACTACAACACCGCATGGGAAGAAAATTCAGATGGCAATGGCAAAGGACAGTGGATTGAAATTTTTTTCCCTGATGAAGTTGTTGTTGATTCAATTTATGTGCGTAACGGTAAGGGCACAGGAAAAGCTTTTAAAAATCTGAATAGGGTTAAAAGTGCCACTTTCATATATTCTGACCGCAGGCAGGTTGATACAACTCTGGCCGACAGTGAAGCTGTTCAGACTTTGAAACCTCTGCACACGCTCACAACAAGCCTCAGCCTTGTGGTGAACAGTGTTTATCAAGGCACATCCAATCAGACGGCTGCTGTTTCGGAATTCTACGCCATCTATCACCATCCGGACGAAAAAGAGAGAAACTCAATTTTAGCAGCTGAAGAAGCTGTCCGGAAAAAACTTGAAGAGCAGGCAGAAAAAAAAGCTGAGAAACTGAAAAAACAGAAATCATCTTCCGGCAGGTCAAAGTCCAGTGCGTCCGCGCTGAAAAGGGGCAAAAAACGTGATCCGGCTGACAAACTGCTGACTAAGGAAGAAGCACGTAAAGTTTTTGCTGAGTTTTTTGATAAACTTTATTCAAGTTTTGTAACTATGAGTGATGACTATCCACGCATGTATGCTGAAAAAGAGTACATGCGGGAGAGCATAGTTTTCGACAGTTTCAAATATCAGCTTAAAAATCGTGGTGTCCTTAAGTATTATCAGGACGCTCTGGTGGATACCCGTGATCTGAAAATTGAGATTGAGAGCCTGCGCAAGCGTGAAGCTGATTTAAGGGTTACCGGCTTTTACGATGTTGTACTGGATTTGAAGCTGACAACGATTCCCGAAGATTCAAAGTATTACCTTGTTAAGGAATATGGAAAATGGAAAGTTGCTGAAAAAGTTGAAAACCCTTTCTAA
- the rarD gene encoding EamA family transporter RarD — translation MINSKYHGFLYAAGAFLSWGLLTIYWKQLNNVSALELICHRIVWSFFFVALVITFKKKWTEVMAVKDDKKTSLLLCLSSTLVGTNWFIFIWSVNHNHVVEASLGYYINPLVNALLGFIFMKDKLNRRQMWAIALAAIGVSYSIIDYGKFPWIALSLAFSFGSYGLVRKLMKVESLPGLLIETTILSPLAAAYLIWLYMQGTLSFGAIGMDKNILILLAGAATSIPLIFFAHAARRLKLATLGIFQYITPTCLLLLGVFVYGEPFHQSSLVTFSFIWAGILLYAFDGLSVQRKIYRQTSGQAQ, via the coding sequence ATGATCAACAGCAAATATCACGGTTTTCTCTATGCAGCCGGAGCCTTTCTGAGCTGGGGCCTGCTTACAATATACTGGAAACAGCTCAACAATGTTTCAGCTCTGGAACTTATCTGCCACCGCATAGTATGGTCATTTTTCTTTGTCGCGCTGGTCATTACTTTCAAAAAAAAATGGACGGAAGTAATGGCTGTGAAAGACGACAAAAAGACATCTCTACTTTTATGTCTGAGCAGCACTCTTGTTGGAACAAACTGGTTCATATTTATCTGGTCTGTTAATCACAATCATGTTGTCGAGGCCAGTCTGGGGTACTACATAAATCCGCTGGTAAATGCCCTGCTCGGTTTCATTTTTATGAAAGACAAGCTTAACAGACGCCAGATGTGGGCCATTGCTCTAGCCGCTATTGGAGTCTCATATTCCATAATTGATTATGGTAAATTCCCGTGGATAGCTCTGTCACTGGCTTTTTCATTCGGTTCCTACGGTCTGGTGCGCAAACTTATGAAAGTTGAATCTCTGCCGGGTCTACTAATTGAAACCACCATTTTAAGTCCACTTGCGGCAGCATATTTAATCTGGCTCTACATGCAGGGCACCCTGTCATTCGGGGCGATCGGAATGGATAAAAATATTCTTATCCTATTGGCCGGTGCAGCCACCTCAATCCCACTTATCTTTTTTGCCCACGCCGCGCGCAGACTTAAGCTGGCCACATTGGGAATATTTCAATACATCACCCCGACATGTCTGCTTCTGTTAGGTGTGTTTGTCTACGGTGAGCCTTTTCACCAATCAAGTCTGGTAACTTTCTCCTTCATCTGGGCCGGAATACTGCTTTATGCTTTTGACGGTTTGAGCGTGCAGAGAAAAATATATCGGCAGACATCAGGACAAGCGCAATAA
- a CDS encoding EAL domain-containing protein, which produces MKPQNDLIHKIIEEESLLTMFQPLISMKRKSVLGYEALTRGLDPETGEIIPPDKLFGLCRDRETLLDLDRLCRKKALETFAPISKKNRSLLLSLNMDAAVLSDIVGKMGTTLKFAEKAGMPPGNIIIEIIESKAGDEKVLETFVSTSRCQGFLIALDDVGTGHSNLDRIPRLRPDIIKIDRSLIRSIENSFHNYEITGSLIRMAQKTGTLPLAEGVETIEEALTLMQMDVDVFQGFYFGKPCHRDRISAYDSTPILSAASRFKSHIVEKYAAEKLMRTQYEALAMKLRTSLEKCACDCEACQSTITEFIDSNKHIECAYILDDHGVQTTDTICNPYRLKERRRLIYNPAPKGADHSLKDYYLSLISGRKWHITRPYISLASGNRCLTVSTVFHNHEQRFVLCVDIAIDHK; this is translated from the coding sequence ATGAAGCCACAGAACGACCTGATCCACAAAATCATCGAAGAAGAAAGTCTCCTTACGATGTTCCAGCCTCTGATTTCCATGAAAAGAAAATCAGTTCTCGGTTACGAAGCATTAACAAGAGGACTGGACCCCGAGACCGGAGAAATAATCCCCCCTGATAAACTGTTCGGGCTTTGCCGGGACCGCGAGACTCTGCTTGATCTGGACAGGCTCTGCAGAAAAAAAGCTTTGGAAACTTTTGCTCCGATATCAAAGAAAAACAGGTCACTGCTGCTGTCTTTAAATATGGATGCTGCTGTTCTGAGCGATATCGTCGGTAAAATGGGTACCACACTGAAATTTGCAGAAAAAGCAGGTATGCCCCCCGGCAACATAATTATCGAAATTATTGAATCCAAAGCCGGTGATGAAAAGGTTCTGGAAACATTTGTTTCAACTTCACGCTGTCAGGGCTTTTTAATAGCTCTTGACGATGTCGGAACAGGACACTCGAATCTGGATAGAATACCACGGCTCAGACCGGACATCATAAAGATTGACCGTTCGCTGATAAGATCAATAGAAAACAGTTTTCACAATTATGAAATAACCGGTTCCCTGATAAGAATGGCTCAGAAAACCGGAACCCTGCCGCTGGCTGAAGGAGTTGAAACTATTGAAGAGGCTCTGACACTTATGCAGATGGATGTGGATGTTTTTCAGGGGTTTTACTTCGGCAAACCATGTCATAGAGACCGTATTTCAGCTTACGACTCTACTCCCATACTTTCTGCAGCTTCACGTTTCAAATCCCACATTGTTGAAAAGTATGCCGCTGAAAAATTAATGCGCACCCAGTATGAAGCTCTGGCCATGAAACTTCGCACCAGCCTTGAAAAATGCGCCTGTGACTGTGAAGCCTGCCAGAGCACCATAACTGAATTCATCGACAGCAATAAACACATAGAATGTGCCTATATTCTGGATGATCACGGAGTTCAGACAACGGATACAATCTGCAACCCCTACAGGCTGAAAGAACGCCGCAGATTAATTTACAACCCCGCACCCAAGGGAGCCGATCATTCTCTTAAGGATTATTACCTGTCACTTATTTCAGGAAGAAAATGGCACATAACCAGACCGTATATATCCCTTGCTTCAGGAAACCGCTGCCTCACAGTTTCAACGGTATTCCACAATCATGAACAGAGATTTGTGCTTTGTGTGGATATAGCTATAGATCATAAATAA
- a CDS encoding P-II family nitrogen regulator — translation MKLITVYIRPECLTAVKQALYAKGIYTMSVTNILGSGRGAGFTETYRGVLMEVNLLKKLRIEIGIAEDKVDTAIEAIKTGAQTGKEGDGVIFVSDIARCMRIRTGEETL, via the coding sequence ATGAAACTCATTACAGTATATATACGTCCCGAATGCCTGACAGCAGTCAAGCAGGCTCTTTACGCCAAGGGAATCTACACCATGTCAGTCACCAATATCCTGGGATCAGGACGCGGTGCAGGATTTACAGAAACATATCGCGGTGTACTCATGGAAGTTAACCTTCTTAAAAAACTCCGCATTGAAATAGGTATCGCTGAAGATAAAGTTGATACAGCAATTGAAGCCATCAAAACCGGAGCACAGACCGGTAAAGAAGGCGACGGAGTTATCTTCGTTTCAGATATCGCTAGATGTATGCGTATCAGAACAGGAGAAGAAACCCTTTAA